The following are encoded together in the Populus trichocarpa isolate Nisqually-1 chromosome 5, P.trichocarpa_v4.1, whole genome shotgun sequence genome:
- the LOC18098899 gene encoding putative pentatricopeptide repeat-containing protein At1g12700, mitochondrial, giving the protein MLMFMQKNAFKASASSSIWVVQQHMEMGFYLFLPDFPSFLFFNHHHITTSTCTKKRSLPQNNGGFLSNNSISIDDALASFYRMLRMNPRPSVVEFGRFLGSIAKKKQYSTVVSLCNQMDLFGVTHNVYSLNILINCLCRLNHVVFAISVLGKMFKLGIQPDAITFNTLINGRCIEGEIKEAVGLFNEMVRRGHQPDVISYSTVINGLCKSGNTSMALQLLRKMEEKGCKPNLVAYTTIIDSLCKDTLVNDAMDLLSEMVDRGIPPDVVTYSTILHGFCSLGHLNEATILFNEMVGRNVMPNTVTFTILVDGLCKEGMVSEARCVFEAMTKKGAEPNAYTYNALMDGYCLNNQMDEAQKVLDIMVDKGCAPVVHSYNILINGYCKRRRLDEAKSLLVEMSEKELTPDTVTYSTLMQGLCQVGRPQEALNLFKEMCSSGLLPDLMTYSTLLDGLCKHGHLDEALKLLKSMQESKIEPDIVLYNILIEGMFIAGKLEVAKELFSKLFADGIQPTIRTYTIMIKGLLKEGLSDEAYELFRKMEDDGFLPNSCSYNVIIQGFLQNQDSSTAIRLIDEMVGKRFSADSSTFQMLLDLESHDEIISRFMRGSSQGRKMK; this is encoded by the coding sequence ATGTTGATGTTCATGCAGAAAAACGCTTTTAAagcttctgcttcttcttctatttgggTCGTTCAACAACATATGGAGAtgggtttttatctttttcttcctgATTTCCCTTCTTTCTTATTCTTCAATCATCACCACATCACCACTTCTACTTGTACAAAGAAACGTTCCTTGCCTCAAAACAATGGTGGGTTTCTTAGTAATAATAGCATTAGTATTGATGATGCCTTGGCTTCATTCTATCGCATGCTTCGCATGAATCCTAGGCCTTCTGTTGTGGAATTTGGTAGATTCTTAGGGTCAATTGCCAAAAAGAAACAGTATTCCACTGTTGTCTCTTTGTGCAATCAAATGGATTTGTTTGGAGTTACCCACAATGTTTATTCTCTAAATATATTGATTAACTGCCTTTGTCGCTTGAACCATGTTGTTTTTGCTATCTCTGTTTTGGGTAAGATGTTCAAACTGGGTATTCAACCTGATGCTATCACATTCAATACCCTTATTAATGGGCGCTGCATTGAGGGGGAGATTAAAGAAGCAGTAGGATTGTTTAATGAGATGGTACGTAGAGGACATCAGCCTGATGTAATTAGCTATAGTACTGTGATCAATGGTTTGTGCAAAAGTGGCAACACAAGTATGGCACTTCAATTGCTCAGGAAGATGGAAGAAAAGGGTTGTAAGCCGAACTTGGTTGCGTATACTACAATCATAGACAGCCTTTGCAAAGATACGCTAGTTAATGACGCCATGGACTTATTATCTGAAATGGTGGACCGGGGCATTCCACCAGATGTTGTTACTTACAGCACGATTCTTCACGGTTTCTGCAGTTTAGGACATTTGAATGAAGCAACCATATTGTTCAATGAAATGGTTGGTAGGAATGTTATGCCAAATACAGTGACCTTCACCATTTTGGTTGATGGACTCTGCAAAGAAGGGATGGTTTCAGAAGCTCGGTGTGTCTTTGAAGCGATGACCAAAAAAGGCGCTGAGCCAAATGCTTACACCTACAATGCCTTGATGGATGGATATTGTTTAAATAACCAAATGGATGAGGCCCAAAAGGTGCTCGACATCATGGTTGACAAGGGTTGTGCACCTGTTGTACAtagttacaacatcttgatcaATGGATATTGCAAGAGAAGAAGGCTGGATGAGGCAAAATCACTCCTTGTTGAAATGTCTGAAAAAGAATTGACTCCTGATACTGTCACTTACAGCACTCTTATGCAAGGTCTGTGCCAAGTAGGGAGACCTCAGGAAGCTCTAAATCTTTTTAAGGAGATGTGTTCTTCTGGCCTTCTTCCAGATTTGATGACTTACTCGACTTTGTTAGATGGCTTGTGCAAACATGGACATTTGGATGAGGCATTAAAGCTGCTCAAGTCAATGCAAGAGAGCAAAATAGAACCTGATATAGTCCTTTATAATATTCTTATTGAGGGCATGTTTATTGCTGGGAAGCTTGAAGTTGCAAAGGAACTATTTTCCAAGCTTTTTGCAGATGGAATACAACCTACTATACGGACATACACTATCATGATCAAGGGACTGCTTAAAGAAGGGCTGTCAGATGAAGCATACGAATTGTTTAGAAAAATGGAAGATGATGGCTTCTTGCCAAACAGTTGCTCTTATAATGTTATCATTCAaggatttcttcaaaatcaggACTCATCAACTGCTATACGACTTATTGATGAAATGGTTGGTAAAAGATTCTCGGCAGATTCGTCTACATTTCAGATGTTATTGGATCTGGAATCTCATGATGAAATCATAAGCCGGTTTATGCGTGGAAGCTCTCAAGGTAGAAAAATGAAGTGA
- the LOC18098900 gene encoding uncharacterized protein LOC18098900, which produces MALSTVTYSPAQKGIVISIPTLVLSVLIAAIMLFFLLSSLSTCSCPSSLQSFNDNNNGGDGLGEVDRKERISATEEDIEWIKDQIQANGLHMQDNVLRKGINPRTRAQQLQDLIQFKGISHYEGPESDNHTALPCPGELLVEEHHSNYGEPWAGGRDVFEFLAESSRLSPNSRVLEIGCGTLRVGSHFIRYLSPEHYHCLERDELSLMAAFRYELPSQGLLHKRPLIVRGEDMDFSKFGSRVVYDLIYASAVFLHMPDKLVWVGLERLVSKLKPYDGRIFVSHNMKFCSRLGGEECTKRLTSLGLEYLGKHTHDSLLFNHYEIWFEFRRSKA; this is translated from the exons atGGCATTATCAACAGTAACATATTCACCAGCACAAAAGGGAATAGTAATTTCAATTCCAACGTTAGTTCTTTCAGTTTTGATAGCAGCAATAATGTTATTCTTTCTCCTGTCTTCTCTCTCTACATGTTCTTGTCCCTCTTCTTTGCAAAGCtttaatgataataacaatGGTGGAGATGGGCTTGGCGAGGttgatagaaaagaaagaatatcaGCTACAGAAGAGGATATTGAATGGATTAAAGATCAGATCCAAGCTAATGGTTTACATATGCAAGATAATGTTCTTCGTAAAGGGATTAATCCTCGTACTAGAGCTCAACAGTTACAAGATCTTATCCA GTTCAAGGGCATATCACATTATGAAGGGCCAGAGTCAGATAATCACACCGCACTCCCATGTCCTGGTGAGCTACTTGTGGAAGAGCACCATAGCAACTATGGGGAGCCCTGGGCAGGTGGACGGGATGTGTTTGAGTTCCTTGCTGAGTCTAGCCGCCTATCACCCAACTCACGTGTGCTTGAGATTGGGTGCGGAACTCTCCGTGTTGGCTCACATTTTATTCGTTATCTCAGCCCTGAGCACTACCACTGTCTTGAAAGAGATGAGCTCTCTCTGATGGCTGCATTCAGATATGAACTTCCTTCTCAGGGTCTTTTACACAAGCGTCCTCTGATTGTGCGAGGTGAAGACATGGATTTCTCCAAGTTTGGTTCTCGAGTGGTGTATGATTTGATATATGCTAGTGCTGTGTTTCTTCATATGCCTGATAAGCTTGTCTGGGTTGGACTAGAAAGATTAGTGAGCAAGCTGAAGCCTTATGATGGCCGAATCTTCGTGTCACATAATATGAAGTTCTGCTCAAGATTGGGAGGTGAGGAATGCACTAAGAGGTTGACCAGTTTGGGACTTGAGTATCTTGGAAAGCATACACATGATAGCTTGCTTTTTAATCACTATGAAATTTGGTTCGAGTTTAGGCGTTCCAAAGCTTAG
- the LOC18098898 gene encoding pentatricopeptide repeat-containing protein At1g12775, mitochondrial gives MYIVAASLINGYCKSRRMNDGKSLLAEMSETELTPNTVTYSTVMQDSFCKHGHLDEALQLLKEMQKRKIEPNIVVDNILIQGMFIAGKLENVMIKGLPREGQSDEAYKLFRKMKDEGFLPDSCSYNVIIQGFLQNQDSSTAIRLIDEMVGKRFSADSSTFQMLLDLESRDEIIS, from the exons ATGTACATAGTTGCAGCATCTTTGATCAATGGATATTGCAAGAGTAGAAGGATGAACGATGGAAAATCTCTTCTTGCTGAAATGTCTGAAACAGAATTGACTCCTAATACTGTCACTTACAGCACTGTTATGCAAG ATAGCTTCTGCAAACATGGACATTTAGATGAGGCATTACAACTGCTTAAGGAAATGCAAAAGAGGAAAATAGAACCTAATATCGTCGTTGATAATATTCTTATTCAAGGCATGTTTATTGCTGGGAAGCTTGAA AATGTCATGATCAAGGGACTTCCTAGAGAAGGGCAGTCAGATGAAGCATACAAATTGTTTCGAAAAATGAAAGACGAGGGCTTCTTGCCGGATAGTTGCTCTTATAATGTTATCATTCAaggatttcttcaaaatcaggACTCATCAACTGCTATACGACTTATTGATGAAATGGTTGGTAAAAGATTCTCGGCAGATTCATCTACATTTCAGATGTTATTAGATCTGGAATCTCGTGATGAAATCATAAGCTGA
- the LOC127905338 gene encoding putative pentatricopeptide repeat-containing protein At1g12700, mitochondrial: MLTMRNWTVKFATISSFTGGKGTASERERDQQLFNQTTMMFMRNSAFRAIASSAIRVPQHHMEMGIFPLFFNHHHITTSTCTNNPFLPQKNGGFVSNTTNNISIDDALASFYSMVRMNPRPSVVEFCKFLGSFAKSKQYSTVVSLCDQIDLFGVAHNDYTLNILINSLCRLNHAHFAVSVLSKMFKLGIQPDVITFNTLINGLCNEEKIKDAAELFNEMVRRGHEPDVISYNTIINGLCKTGNTNMAVHVFKKMEQNGCKPDVVTYSTIIDSLCKDKLFNDAMDFLSKMVDRGISPNVFTYNSILHGFCNLGQLNEATRLFKEMVGKDVMPDTVTFNILVDGLCKEGMVLEARCVFEMMTEKGVEPNVYTYSALMDGYCLQNQMNEAHKVLDIMVGKGCAPDVHSYSILINGYCKSRRMDKAKALLTQMSEKELTPNTVTYNTLMHGMCQVGRPREAQKLFKEMCSSGLLPNLMTYSILLDGLCKHDGHLDEALQLLKAMQERKIEPDIVLHTIIIEGMFIAGKLEVAKELFSKLFTDGIQPTVQTYNVMIKGLLKEGLSNEAYELFRKMEVDGFLPNSCSYNVIIQGFLQNQDSTAAVQLIDEMVGKRFSADSSTFQMLLDLESHDEIISRFMRGSSQHRKMK, from the exons ATGTTGACCATGAGAAATTGGACGGTGAAGTTTGCGACCATCTCCAGCTTCACAGGAGGCAAAGGAACAgcgagcgagagagagagagatcagcAGCTTTTTAACCAAACAACGATGATGTTCATGCGAAATAGCGCTTTCAGAGCTATTGCTTCTTCTGCTATTCGGGTCCCTCAACATCATATGGAAATGGGTATCTTTCCTTTATTCTTCAATCATCACCACATTACCACCTCTACCTGTACAAATAATCCTTTTTTGCCTCAAAAAAATGGTGGGTTTGTTAGTAATACTACCAATAACATTAGCATTGATGATGCCTTGGCTTCATTCTATAGCATGGTCCGGATGAATCCTAGGCCTTCTGTTGTGGAATTTTGCAAATTCTTAGGGTCCTTTGCCAAAAGCAAACAGTATTCCACTGTTGTCTCTTTGTGCgatcaaattgatttgtttggagttGCCCACAATGATTATACTCTCAATATATTGATTAACTCTCTTTGTCGCTTGAACCATGCTCATTTTGCTGTCTCTGTCTTGAGTAAGATGTTCAAACTGGGTATTCAACCTGATGTTATCACATTCAATACACTCATTAATGGGCTCTGCAACGAGGAGAAGATTAAAGATGCTGCAGAGTTGTTTAATGAGATGGTGCGGAGAGGGCATGAGCCTGATGTAATTAGCTATAATACTATAATCAATGGTTTGTGCAAAACTGGCAACACAAATATGGCTGTTCACGTGTTCAAGAAGATGGAACAAAATGGGTGCAAGCCAGATGTGGTGACATATAGTACAATCATAGACAGCCTTTGCAAAGATAAGCTATTTAATGATGCCATGGACTTCTTATCTAAGATGGTGGATCGGGGCATTTCACCAAATGTTTTTACTTACAACTCCATACTCCATGGCTTCTGCAATTTAGGACAACTGAATGAAGCTACTAGATTGTTCAAAGAAATGGTTGGTAAGGATGTTATGCCAGATACAGTGACGTTCAATATTTTGGTTGATGGACTCTGCAAAGAAGGGATGGTTTTAGAAGCTCGGTGCGTCTTTGAAATGATGACCGAAAAAGGTGTTGAGCCAAATGTTTACACCTACAGTGCCTTGATGGATGGATATTGTTTACAAAACCAAATGAACGAGGCCCACAAAGTGCTTGACATCATGGTTGGCAAGGGTTGTGCACCTGATGTACATAGTTACAGCATCTTGATCAATGGATATTGCAAGAGTAGAAGGATGGATAAGGCAAAAGCATTACTTACTCAAATGTCTGAAAAAGAATTGACTCCTAATACTGTCACTTACAACACTCTTATGCATGGCATGTGCCAAGTAGGGAGACCCCGAGAAGCTCAAAAGCTTTTCAAGGAGATGTGTTCTTCTGGCCTGCTTCCAAATTTGATGACTTACTCGATTTTGCTAGATGGCTTGTGCAAACATGATGGGCATTTGGATGAGGCATTACAACTGCTCAAGGCAATGCAAGAGAGGAAAATAGAGCCTGATATCGTCCTTCATACTATTATTATTGAGGGGATGTTTATTGCTGGGAAGCTTGAAGTTGCAAAGGAACTATTTTCCAAGCTTTTTACTGATGGAATTCAACCTACTGTACAGACATACAATGTCATGATCAAGGGACTTCTTAAAGAAGGGCTGTCAAATGAAGCATACGAATTGTTTAGAAAAATGGAAGTTGATGGTTTCTTGCCGAACAGTTGCTCTTATAATGTTATCATTCAaggatttcttcaaaatcaggACTCAACAGCTGCTGTACAACTTATTGATGAAATGGTTGGTAAAAGATTCTCGGCGGATTCATCTACATTTCAGATGTTATTGGATCTGGAATCTCATGATGAAATCATAAGCCGATTTATGCGTGGAAGCTCTCAACATAGAAAAATGAA GTAA
- the LOC18098902 gene encoding uncharacterized protein LOC18098902 isoform X2 — MHRVGSAGNTTNSVRPRKEKRLTYVLSDADDTKHCAGINCLKVLKSTVSNGCDYLFTGSRDGTLKRWAISEDSATCSATFESHVDWVNDAVLAGDSTLVSCSSDTALKTWNCLSDGTCTKTLRQHSDYVTCLAAAEKNSNIVASGGLGGEVFIWDVEAALTPVSKSGDAMEDDYLNGVNGSTNSLPMTSLRTISSSNSISVHTTQGYVPIGAKGHKESVYALAMNDSGTRLVSGGIEKVVRVWDPRTGSKAMKLRGHTDNIRALLLDSTGRYCLSGSSDSMIRLWDLGMQRCVHSYAVHTDSVWALASTPTFSHVYSGGRDLSLYLTDLATRESLLLCKKEHPILQLALHDDSIWVATTDSSVHRWPAEAHNPQKVFERGGSFLAGNLSFSRARVSLEGSIPVPVYKEPTLTIPGTSAIVQHEILNNRRHVLTKDTAGSVKLWEITRGIVIEDYGKVSFEERKEQLFEMVSIPAWFTVDTRLGSLSVHLDTPQCFSAEMYSADLNIVGKPEDDKVNLARETLKGLLAHWLAKRRQRLGSQASANGDVLSGKDIAPRSLAHSRVDVDGGAENDSMVYPPFEFSTVSPPSVVTEGSQGGPWRKKITDLDGSEDEKDFPWWCLDCVLNNRLPPRENTKCSFYLHPCEGSAFQILTQGKLSAPRILRIHKVVNYVVEKMVLDKPLDNVNTDGTFAPGLGGHLQHSVVGDGSFRPGVKPWQKLKPSIEILCNNQVLLIFIFRGNPLKSTKFA, encoded by the exons ATGCACCGCGTGGGTAGTGCAGGGAATACAACTAATTCTGTTCGCCCACGTAAAGAGAAGAGGCTAACATATGTGTTGAGTGATGCTGATGACACAAAG CATTGTGCTGGCATAAACTGTCTGAAAGTGTTGAAGTCCACTGTATCTAATGGATGTGATTACCTCTTTACTGGGAGTCGTGATGGCACGCTGAAGAGATGGGCCATTTCTGAAGATTCCGCTACCTGCTCTGCCACATTTGAGTCACATGTTGATTGG GTAAATGATGCTGTCCTTGCTGGTGATAGCACCCTTGTCTCCTGCTCTTCGGACACTGCCCTCAAG ACATGGAATTGCTTATCTGATGGAACTTGTACCAAGACACTTCGTCAACACTCTGATTATGTTACTTGTCTGGCAGCAGcagaaaaaaat AGCAATATTGTTGCCTCTGGTGGCCTTGGTGGGGAAGTTTTCATATGGGATGTGGAAGCTGCACTTACTCCTGTGTCAAAGTCTGGTGATGCAATGGAAGATGATTATTTAAATGGTGTAAATGGTTCTACCAATTCATTGCCCATGACAAGTTTGCGAACCATTAGTTCAAGCAACAGCATTTCTGTGCACACGACTCAGGGGTATGTACCAATTGGTGCCAAAGGCCATAAGGAGTCAGTCTATGCATTGGCAATGAATGATAGTGGAACCCGTCTTGTCTCTGGTGGGATTGAGAAG GTTGTCCGTGTTTGGGACCCCCGAACTGGTTCGAAGGCTATGAAGCTAAGAGGGCATACTGATAACATTAGAGCTCTGCTTCTGGATTCTACTGGCAG GTATTGCTTATCAGGCTCTTCTGATTCTATGATCAG GCTGTGGGACCTTGGCATGCAGCGGTGTGTGCATTCATATGCTGTGCATACAGATTCGGTTTGGGCACTTGCCAGCACTCCAACATTCAGCCATGTATACAGTGGTGGAAGGGACCTTTCT TTGTACTTGACAGACTTGGCAACACGAGAGAGTCTTTTGCTTTGCAAAAAAGAGCACCCCATTTTGCAGTTGGCATTACATGATGACAGTATATGGGTTGCGACCACAGATTCGTCGGTTCATAGATGGCCTGCTGAAGCGCACAACCCTCAAAAGGTCTTTGAAAGAGGCGGTTCATTCTTGGCTGGTAATCTTTCCTTTTCAAGGGCAAGGGTTTCTTTAGAAGGATCGATTCCA GTGCCAGTCTATAAAGAACCAACCTTAACGATTCCTGGAACTTCAGCAATAGTGCagcatgaaattttaaataatagaaGGCATGTCTTGACCAAG GACACTGCTGGTTCGGTGAAGCTGTGGGAGATCACAAGGGGCATTGTAATTGAGGACTATGGGAAG GTGTCCTTTGAGGAGAGAAAGGAACAATTATTTGAAATG GTCAGCATTCCTGCATGGTTCACTGTGGATACCAGGCTTGGAAGCTTGTCTGTTCATTTGGACACACCCCAGTGCTTTTCTGCTGAGATGTATTCAGCAGATCTTAACATAGTTGGGAAACCTGAGGATGACAAG GTTAATTTAGCTCGTGAAACCCTTAAAGGTTTGTTGGCTCATTGGTTGGCCAAGCGAAGGCAAAGACTTGGATCCCAAGCTTCAGCTAATGGAGATGTTTTATCTGGAAAGGATATTGCTCCTAGAAGTCTTGCCCATTCTAGAGTTGATGTAGATGGTGGTGCTGAAAATGACTCCATGGTTTATCCTCCATTTGAATTTTCAACAGTTTCCCCTCCTTCAGTGGTTACTGAGGGCTCTCAAGGAGGTCCATGGAGAAAGAAAATTACTGATTTAGATGGAAGTGAAGACGAGAAGGACTTCCCTTGGTGGTGTTTGGATTGTGTGTTGAACAATCGCCTACCTCCAAGAGAAAACaccaa GTGCAGCTTTTATTTGCATCCATGCGAAGGTTCAGCTTTTCAGATTCTCACACAAGGCAAATTAAGTGCTCCTCGCATCCTGAGAATACATAAA GTTGTCAATTATGTTGTAGAAAAGATGGTCCTTGACAAACCACTTGATAATG